The genomic segment AGTTTTATAATAAGCAACCCGCCTATAAACTCTATAGTGTTCAAGTATATAAGTACCCTGAAAAACCCCTGGTACAAAAGCCACAGGAATATAAAACCTATAATTAAAAGAAATGAGGTTTTAAATGAATCAGCCCAGGAAACAAATTTTATCCTGTTAGAGAAAATTCTTTTTTCAAGTTTAAATAAATTTTTAACCATTTTCAGTAAGTTTGAAAAAAACATCTTCTAAATTTGATTCTGAAACTGCATGTTTTTTCAATTCTTCAAGTGTTCCGAGAGCTATGATATTGCCTTTATCAATTATAGCAAGACGTGTGCAAAGTTTTTCGGCAATCTCAAGTATATGCGTTGACAGAAATACGGTAGTTCCTTTTTTTGATTCTTCCAGATAAATGTTCTTTACGAGACGCGCTGACTTCGGGTCTAGTCCCACTAGCGGTTCATCAAGTAAAATTACTTTCGGCGACCTTATAAGAATACTCGCCAAAACTAATTTCTGCTGCATACCATGCGAATAAGATTCGATAATTTCATCGGAATGGTTTTTAAGGTCAAATAATCCCAGCAACTCGTCAATCCTGTCACAACCGACGTTATAAATCCCGCATATAAATTCAAGAAATTCTCGGCCCGTTAGTTTCTGGTAAATGAAAGGCGTGTCAGGCAGAAGACCTGTAATCTTTTTTGATTCAATAGGATTTTTCTGGACATCGTAATCACCGACAATTATACTACCCGATGTAGGTCTAAGAAGCCCCGCTATCAGTTTTATGGTTGTAGTTTTACCCGCCCCGTTTGGTCCCAAAACACCGAATATTTCCCCGGGTTTTATTTCCAAACTGATATTATTAATAGCTATTTTATCTTTGAATTTTTTGGTAAGATTAGTTATTTTTATCACGGCAAAATTATACTACTTTAGAAAAGGAATGTCAAACCCAATCAATAAAAGGGTTATATAGTAAATATATTTCTCTGAATATATTTTTCTTGATTTTTTTGTTGCATTTTGTTATTATTTTATAAAATTGTACTTTTTAAGGAGGTTGTAATGATTGCGTTTGTTGTGATTGGGTCTGCACTTATACTGCTGGCAGGTTATATTTTTTATGGAAAATTCTTAATGAAAAGATTTATGTTAGATGCTTCTTGCAAAACTCCTGCTTGCGAGATAAACGACGGCGTTGACTATGTTCCGGCAAAACCTGTTTTGCTTCTGGGACAGCATTTTTCCGCTATCGCTGCTGCGGGTCCGATTGTCGGTCCTATTCTTGCTGCAATATTGTTCGGCTGGCTGCCGACATTACTATGGATATTATTAGGGTCAATATTTATCGGCGGTGTCCATGATTTTTCCAGTTTAGTCGCCTCATTAAGACATAAAGCTTCGTCTATAGGTGAGATAATTAAAGAAAATATGTCGGAAACTTCCCGTTTATTATTCTTAATTTTTGTCTGGTTCTGTCTTGTTTACGTAATAATCGCTTTTACCGATATTACAGCCCAGACATTCAAAACAGTTTCGGCAGGAGAAGCATACGGACCCGGAGTTGCCGCATCATCCATATTATATATATTTATAGGTATGCTGATGGGTATCTGTTTATATAAATTTAATCTTAAGGTCGGTTTAGCAACAATGATATTCCTGCCGATAGTTTTATTCATAATCTGGCTAGGTCCAAGACTGCCGCAGTCAATTCTTTATTACTTTACAGATGTACCTACCAAAAAATGGGACGTGTTTCTCCTTATATACTGTTTTATCGCTTCTATAATCCCCATGTGGTTACTGCTTCAGCCAAGAGGATATCTCGGAGGATGGTTATTATATCTTGTTATCGCTATAGGTTTAATCGGTGCTTTGTTTGGAGGTTTTCAAGTTCAATATCCTGCTATAAATACTTTGGGTTTGAAAAGTATTATTAACGGAAAATTAATTTTCCCTTTTCTTTTCATTACGGTAGCCTGCGGTGCATGTTCTGGTTTTCACGGGATTGTCAGTTCCGGTACTACATCAAAACAAATATCCAGTGAAACAGATGCAAAAATTGTCGGTTACGGAGCAATGCTTCTTGAGGCGCTGGTAGCAGTTCTGGCACTGGCAACAGTAATGATGTTACCTAAAGGTTCGGAAATGCTTAAAATGGACCCTAATCTGATATATGCTAACGGAATCGCCAACTATTTAGGTTTGGTCGGAGTAGGGTTCAGCGTAGCTTTCCCGTTTGCCCTGCTTGCATTTTCAACATTTGTTTATGACACGCTTGACGTCTGCACAAGGTTAGCAAGATATATTTTCCAGGAAATTTTTGGAATAACAAGTATTTTCGGTGGCATTGTAGCAACATTGCTTACTCTTACTGTTCCAATGATTTTCCTTCTACTGACACAAGAAAAAGGTTATCTTGTTGCATGGCCTATTTTCGGGACGAGCAACCAATTGCTGGCAAGTTTAATACTGCTTGCAATATCTGTCTGGATGATAAAAAACGGTAAGAAAGCCGTATTTGTAATAATACCGATGTTCTTTATGTTGATAACAGCACTGTTTGCTTTAATATTGCAGATTTTACCGTTTATAAACATTGTTTTGGGACGGACTGACTCTAAAACAGCAACACCCGATACTATAATATCAGGTGTTTGCGGGATAATACTGCTTATTCTGAGCCTGTGGCTGATTGTTGAATCTGTCAATGTTTTGTTCTTAAAGAAAAAAATTAGGGAAGTACATATATAGCACGCCAAGGGCGTGCAACTACAATTATATAAATTTGGCTATAAATTGTTTAGATAGTACAGCTGTCCGCTAAAAATCTTATAATCTCCTACTCTTCCGTAACTTTATAAATTCCTGCAATTGTTGTATTTCTTTTACTCTAAAAATAAAGCAGAAAATACCGTATGATAATATTCCCACAGAAATTACCAGAAACAAATTAAATGACTTGAAAAAATAAATCACAGCACCCATACAAATACTTGCTAAAAGAATATGCAGGAAAGATGAATTTATTTCTTTAGTATCAAACGGGTGGATTTTCTTTTTGAGTCTCGAGAACAGCACAAGAAAACTGATAATACCCGATACAGATGTAGCTAACGCTATTCCTCTCAGCTTCATCGGGTAAATGAGCAGAGAATTTAAAATTATATTCAGGATTAAAGTCAAAATAGCGTTTTTTGTAGGAGTTACCGTATCTTTCAAAGCAAAAAAACACGCCTGTAATATTCTTGACGCTCCGTAAGCGAACAAACCGATACTATAATAAAATAAAATATCTGCGGTCATATTAGAGGCATAGGCATCGAACTTCCCGCCTCTAAATATAGTGGTAATTATACGGTTAGCCAAAACCATAAAACCAACTGATGCCGGCAACATAACAAAATATGTCGCACGGATACCGAAAGAGAGCGTATGTTTCAGGTTATCATGATTATCCTCCAAGACCTGAGTGGAAAACGTCGGCAGTATAGCCTGCGACAGCGCGGTACTGAAAATACCCAGCGGGAAAAGAATCAGCCTGTAAGCAAAATATAATCCTGCAACCCCGCCCTCCCCTACTATGAAGAACAAAGACCCGAATATGGAATCTATAAAATTATTTAACTGGTAAACAGAAGAACTCAAAATCCTTGGCAACATCAGTTTACCTATTATATTTGCCGCCGGATGTTTAAAACTCCTGAACAAATGAAGCCGGAATCCTTTTTTATAAAGAATAGGTATTTGGATTAGAAGTTGAAGAATCCCTCCTACGAGAACTCCAAGCGATAAACCTTTAATACCTTCCCCAAAGATAAGAGCGAATATAATTATTGAAATATTCAAAAAACATGGACCAAAAGCCGGAATAGTAAAATGTTTCAGCGAATTAAGAATTGCCATGGCATATGCGGCAAGACCTATTAAAATAATATACGGAAATATTATCCGGTTTAATGTTATTGTGGTTTGCAGTTTAAAGGGGTCAGCGGTAAAACCCGGTGCAACTAACCGAACAATTATCGGGGAAAATATTATACCAAGAACCGTAATTGCTGTCAGAACCACAAGAAGCAGGTTCAAAACAACATTTGCCAATTCCCAGAACTCTTCTTTGGTATGTTTTGTGGTATACTCGCTAAACACGGGAACAATTGCAGCATTTGCCGCTCCCTCGCCGATAAAATCCCGGAACAGATTGGGTATTTTAAATGCAATAACAAAAGCCTGGGCATAAACATAAACCCCGAATAAACGCGCTATAATAATATCACGGATAAATCCCAGAATACGCGAAATCAATGTTGCAATACTTATAATTCCGGCTGATTTGGTAACAGTTTTGTTTGTTGACATATATATTTTGTTGACTTATGTCCTTTATCTTTTTTTTACACTTTTTTAGAAAATTTTCAAGTTATCTACTTTCGGGGTTCAATATGCGGGTTTTTGTCATAAATGATTTTTATGGTTTCACCATCGCCTAATATTGACATTCTGGCTGCTTCGACAACCAATTCATTTATATAACTGTTTGCAGGTGTGGCAATTATTCCTTTCTTATCAATTTCTTTAATTATCTCTTTTCTTTTATTCATTGCTTTATCTTCAGTCAAAGACGTAACTTCATTTTCAATTCTATTAATTGTATTTAACGTTGCTGCGACAGAATCAAAACCGTATCCTACCGGCTTATATCCGATACCTTCCCACGGAACCAATTTATAAAAATCAGGACTGACAAAATTGAAATGCGAACCCGCACAGCCTATACCTTCAAGATAACAATGGCTTACTCCCCTAAACTGGTCGTCATGCTTGACCAGACCGCTCTTTCCATTACCTTCAAAAAACATAGACAAGCATTGTTCGTTGCTGCCGGCAGCTTCATCCGGATAACCTAACCCGTCAGTTACAGACAATAAAGCGCCGTTCTCATACTTTACCCGCCCGTTAGCCCACATATAGCCTTCATTACCGTTAGGAAATTTACCTTTGATGCCGGATACTGAAACTTCAACCGGTTTAAGTCCTGTAATAAAATAGACAAGGTCTACATAATGACATCCTACATAAACAAAAGGGTCGGTGTTTTTTGTTGTAAACCAGTTTTGGAAATTAGAAGACCTGTAATAATATGGTTCTATCATTTTAGCTTCACCCATGACAAATTCTCCGAAATGACCTAATTCATAACTGCGTTTTGCCATAAGCGACCTGCGGTCGAACCGTTTATGATATTCTACACCTACAAATAGTCCTTTACTCAAAGCAAGTTTCTCTATTTCTAATGTTTGTTCGTATTTTAATACTAAAGGTTTAACGCAAAGTACATGCTGGTTGTTACGCAATGCTTCCATAACTACTTCATAGTGAAGCTGGTCGGGCATTGCAACTATAACTGCCTGATAAGGCATCATTTTAGATATCACTTCTTTGTATAAATCAGGCAAATTTTTAGCCGGTGATTCGGATAGTGACGGATTAGCGGTAAAATCCTGTCCTGGGAAAGCTTCTTTGATTTCTTTATTTTCTTTAAGTGCTTTAAGGGGTCCGTTATTCAAAGCACAAATGTTTATATCCCCAACTATCCCGGTCCTTTGTAAATGATAAACTGAAGGCAATATTAAATCGTTGGTAATCATACCCCCGCCAACTATAGTCACATCAACAGCTTTAAATGAATTAGAATTTTTCATAATTTTATTTCCCTAAAACCTCATCACACGCTTCTTCAAGAACTTTTATGCCTTCTATCAGCGCTTCTCTGTTTATTATAAGAGGCGGACATATTTTTATACATTCACCGTTTACTCCTACAGGTGAAAACATTAAAAGTCCTTTTTGAAAACATTTTTCATTGATTTTTGTAGCAGTATCGGGGTCCGGTTCTTTGGTACCTTTCTTAACTACCTGGATACCTCCGACAAGCCCTTTACCCTGAACACAACCAAGAACATGCGGATATTTTTCTCTTATCCTTCTAAGCTCAGGTATAAGTATTTCACCGAGTTTTTTTGATTTCTCAGCAAGTTTCTCTTTTTTAAGTATTTTAAGGTTTGCCAAAGACGCAGCAACCGGCAGCGGACTTGCTGAATGTGTTGAAGTCATAGACCCGGGTGAATAAAGTCCCAATATGTCTTTTCTGCCGATAACGGCAGAAATCGGTAATGAAGACGATATGCCCTTACCACAAACGATTAGGTCCGGTTTTATGTCATAATGTTCGAAAGTAAACATTTTGCCTGTCCTGCAAAACCCGGCCTGGACTTCATCACAAATCAACACGATATCATTGTCTTTACAAAACTTTGCTAAACGTTGCGCGTATTCATACGGCAGAAAATCCGGACCTACGCCCTGATACGATTCTACAAGAACACCGGCTATTTCGTCAGGTTTCACATTTTTTTCAATTAAAGTTTTTACAAAAAGCTCAAAAGAGATATCTTCATTTTTATAGCCGTCAGGAAACGGTACTTGTATAAAAGTTTTATCGCCGTCCACTATCCATTTTTTTGATTTTTCCATCCCGCCTGCAAGTTGCGAACCGAGCGTCCTGCCGTGAAAAGCGTTTTTAAATGACACTAGATATTTTCTTTTCGGCCCATATTTTTCAACAGCATACGTCTTCGCAAGTTTAATGGCGTTTTCAACAGCTTCGCTGCCGGTAGTCAATAAAAACACATGGTAATTTGAAGGATCCGGTGAAAGTTCCTGGAGCGCTTTAACTAATTCGGCTCTTTGTTCATGTACAAATACGTAAGTTGCAAGAAGTTTTTGATCTAAAATCTTCCGCACTGCTTTTATAATTTCTTTTCTTCCATGACCGGCATTGGTTATAAGCACACCCGAAGACCAGTCAATCCATTTATTTCCCCATTTGTCGTATACCTGAAATCCTTCGGCTTTATGCCATATCACAGGCGGCTGACCCATCATGGATTTAGGCTCGGACTCCATCAGGGATTTAAATATTTTCAGGGATTGCGGGACAGGAAGTTTGGTTTTTATACACCTGTATTTTGTTTTAATTTTAGGTACATCAACGGGTTCTAAATTATACTTTGCCATTTAAATCATCAACTCCTTTATGATATATTTTAACTTTTTAAACTGTGCGACTGTGTGCACTCTGTGCACCCCGTGAGCTGCGTACACGCAGCTCATATTTTACCTAACCAGAAATATTTGTCAAGAAAAATTGAGACTGTTCTCCTTACTATTCATCCCCGCAGGTATTATGGCAAAGGAGAATATTTTAATTGAAAAATAGTAAAAAATATATAAAATGTAAGTATAGGAGCATTTATGAAAATAGGTTTTACCGGTATTGATGTACCAGAAGGCAAAATAAAATACAATGACGAAATCTTAATCGCACTTGAGAAAAAATGTGAACCAAAAAAAGTATCTCCGTTTTTCGCCGAATTTATCCGTGATGAGTTCATACAAGTAGAAGCAATTGTCTTGCCCCGTGCTAAAATACTTGATTTGCTTATCCACGATATTGAGAAATTTGAATCGCGTTTACAAAACACTAATGATACCGCTGAAAAAGAATTCATCGGGAAATGCATATCTTATCTTGAAAAAGAAGTACCTTTATGCGAAGTAGAATTTAATGAAACTGAACAAAAATTTATTAATATGATGTCGCCGTTCAGCATGAAACCGGTAGTAGTCCTCGAAAACGAAACAGAAACTAATGAAATAATTAAAAAAACTCTTGAAAAATCAAATTTTATATTTTTCTATACTGCCGGTAAACAGGAAGTCCATGCCTGGCAGGTAAAAAAGGGTTCGGATATTGTTACCTGTGCCGGTAAAATTCACACTGACCTCGCACGAGGATTCATAAAAGCGGATATTGTAAGTTTTGAGGATTTCATGAAATGTCATAATATTAATGATGCAAGAAGCAAAGGATTGGTCAAATTAGTAGACAGGGATTATATTATAAAGGAAGCCGACATAATAGAAATAAGATTTAATGTGTGATTATTAAAAACCAACAATCTCTATACAAATTAGGCTTGCCAAGGGTCTGGCGACAACTACAAAACTATAATTAAATTGTAGTTTCACGCCCTCGGCGTGATAACATTGAAATTCTTATACATCAAGTTAATGCCGACTCCGCCACAAAACGTTGGCGGACAAGCAAGGTCGGCAACTACATCAACATTGTAGTGGCAGAGCTTGCTCTGCCTACATCTTTCAAATTCTTATACTATAAAATAGTTTAAAGGAGCAGTTATGTATAAACTTAGAATTTATTACGAAGATACGGATGCAGGTGAGGTTGTATATTATGCAAATTATTTAAAATATTTTGAAAGAGCGCGCACGGAATTATTCAGAGAAAACGGTATTGAACTACTGGAACTGATTAAACGCGGGGTTCATTTTGTGGTCAGTGAGGTGGAAGCAAAGTTTATTGTTTCGGCTGTACTCGGCGATATGCTTTCAATAGAAACAAAAATAAAAGAGATTGGCAAAGTATCGTTAACTATAGAATACATTATAAAGAGAGACTCGACTGTTCTTGTAACCGGTAAGACAAAGATGGGCTGTATAAACGATAATTTTAAATTAACTAAAATCCCGCCGGATGTTTTAGAAAAACTAAAAACAACAATGAATCACCCTTGATGACGATTTATTATTTCTTCGGATAACCTACCGTTTGTGAAAGTGTTACTTTCTGGTCTTTTCTCAATTTCATTGCTTTTTCAAGCGCAGGTTTATCTACAAAAGCCCGCACCACTGTAGTCAGACCTTCTGAAGCACAGTACAAATAAACATTCTGACTGATGAACGCCGTGTCTGCACCTGAATAAAAATCAATATCTGCAGGTCCGATTTTACTCATCTTAGCGCGGTCTGCAACATAAATAAGATTGAGAGGCGGCTTCCTTAACAAACGGTTGTTTCCCCGTTAAAGCACGAATATCTTCTGTTAAAACACTTTGTAATAAATTTTGTTTCGCATTATACAGATAAAGTCCTTCCGGTATCGCGACATAGACATCTATTTCCTGCATATTAATTGCAGACGGCGCAGTACGGCCGTTTGAATCCGGTCTATTTATACCAAATGCTGCCCAAAGCAGATTTGAAATTGTTTGTAATGATAATTTTTCGTTACTAAATTCCCTTCCGGATTGCCTCTTTTTTAACACCTGCATTAGAGGTTTCCCGATTTCCATCTGAGGCTTAGGAAGTTTTATTTCTTTCTCCGCCTGCCCGAAAACACAAACAGACATTAAAAACACAACGACTAACAAACCAAAAATCTTTTTCATGATTCCCCTGATATAATTAAAATTATATCTGTGTAATCTGCCGTTTAATCAGTGTAATCAGACATCCTTCTTTTTATAGGATGTCTATATCCAACCTAATATTTTATATGCTAATATACCGTAGTATTCATGTAATACTGTGGTGTTTATTACAAGCGCCCCCGAATCAGGTAAACACGTGTAGATTTTTAATTGAAAATCCTTGTCTGCATAATAATCAGTCGGCGCCGGGTAAACAGTGAATCCCTGTTTTTCAAATATAAGCACTGACCGTGGCATGTGATACGCGCTGGTAACAAGAATAATGGTTGGTTTAAGTTTGTATTTCTCCAATAGTTCCTTTACATTAACAGCATTGTCGTGTGTATTCTTGGATTTAGTATCCATCAATATTTTTGCTGAATTTATTCCAAAAAGTTCAGTCAGAAGAGAACAACTTATTTCCGCTTCTGAACCTGGAAATTCTTTTATAAATGTTATCTGCCCTCCTGTCGTAATGAGATATGGTGCGTAACCTTTTTTAAACAGTCGGGCGGCATGCATTATTCTATCTGCATTTTGGTTAGTTTCATAGTAAATACGCGGAGGCAGTTTTGGCATTTCAGAACCGCCTAAAAGTACAACTGCAGAAACTTTAGGGTAGGTATATGCCGGTGAATATTGACTTTCCAAACTCCGCATGAGTTTATGCGCTACTATAGGAGACGAAAAAAAGATAAAACCAAATATTGATAAAAAAAATGCTATATACCCCATTTTTCTTTTATTAAAAGCAAGCAGTATTAAAGCAAGCAGCCCGAATGTTGCTATAAACCCTGCCGGGTATAATGGAATAACAAAAAATTTTGAAATAATATGAATCATAAAATATGAAGCACTAACTGCAGGAGCAATAGATCTGAGCTCCTAGCATTAATCTGCGAATAGATTATAGTGGCAGCCTAATTTGTTTTTTTTCTTTTGCTGACTTATATATTGCAAGCACCAATTCCACAGCTTTTCTTCCCTCATAGCCGTCAACCATAGGGGTTTTATTGTTATTTATTGCGTCCACCATATCTTGTATCTGAATCATATGCCCCTCAGAGGTTATTGATTTTACCGGATCGGAAGCACCGCTTGAAGTTTTCTTTTTAGCTGCTTTAATTTGCTCGTCTTCTTCTATTTTATCTATAAATTCCCAAGCTTCAACATTAGTACCTACCAGCACGACACTACCTTTTTCCCCGTAAATTTCCAGCCTGTTATCAAAACCGGGGTAGACAGCAGTAGTTCCTTCTATAACCCCGAAAGCGTTATTTTTAAATTTAAGCAGTGCTACCGCTGTATCTTCAACTTTTATTTTTCTCAGCAGCGTACCTGCATAAGCCGTAACCTCATCAACAGGTCCCATCATCCATTGAAGAATATCAATTGTATGGATTGACTGGTTCATAAGCGCACCGCCGCCATCCATTTCCCATGTGCCGCGCCATTTTCCGGTATCATAATATTCCTGGGAACGGTACCACTTTATATAAGCATCTCCAATTACAATTTTCCCAAACCTGTCTTTTTCAATCGCTTCCTTAAGTTTCCTGACGCCGAAACTAAACCTGGACGGGAAAATAACACATAGTTTAACCTTATTATCATTTGCAGCTTTTATTATTTTATCGCATTTTTCCAAAGTAATTTCAAGTGGTTTTTCAACTATCAGATGCTTGCCGGCTTTTGCTGCAGCCAAAGCGGATTCTATATGTAATCCGCTGGGTGTACAGATATTAACCACATCAATATCTTTTCTTTCAAGCATCTTATTATAATCCAGATATCCTTCAACATTATATTTTTTTGCCAGCTCTTTGACTCTTGGTTCAACAACATCTGAAATAGCTACAAGTTTTGCTCCTTTTATTTGTGTTATTGCATCCATATGGAATGGACCTATATTCCCGCAGCCGATTACCCCGAACCCAAGAACTTTGCTCATTTTCAACAACCTCCATAAAAAATAGAATTAAGAATTAAGATTTAAGAACTAAGAACTTTGAACTATGAACTACTAACTATTCATTAGAATTAATCCCACTTTGATTTTAAAACAGTTTTAAAATATTCAATATCTCTTCTTGCAGCTGAGAAATGGTCCCCTAAAGCAGGGAATTCCAGACAATAAACACCCTTATATCCTATTTTTTTTAATAAATTCACAAACTGGAAATTATCAATCATACCCTCAGCAAGAGTAGTACAGTAAAGATCGTTTGCTACCACAATAACATTTTTCATGTGAGCATAAAAAATCCTGTCTTTTAATTTTTCGATGGCATTTTCGAGTGAACCCCCGTATTTATGTACCATAATATTCCCGTAATCTATATTTACCCCGACATTATCTGTTTTCATCATCCCGAAGAGTTTATTGATAGAATCAGGTAAATCATGTATGAAACAGTTATGACTTTCCAATGCTAATTTTATACCTTTGCTTTTTACTGCCATTCCGACAGCATCAAGATGAGTCGCAGCCCATTTATAATGGTTCTCTGTCGCCATTGCAGAACCGTTAACTTCAAATTTCCGGTATTCCGCGCAAGTTAATGTACCTGTCATGGCATTAAACGTCTTCGTGCCGAATTCTTTTTCCGCCCAGAGAAAAAAAGCTATCGCTTGCTCCTCCTCGCTTTTCCTTACAGATTCATTTTCGTTCATAAACTCCATGGGACAGCCGAAAGTTATTTCTATTTTTGGGTATTTATCCCTTAACCTGCAGACTTCTTCTTTGTATGCTTCATCTGCCAACCCGGCAGATTTGCCATACCTTCTTAATTCAACCCCGTTATAACCGTTCATCTTTGCAAGTTTAAAAAGATTTTCCAGTTCACCATTTCTTTCCCAATAGTTAATATGTAAATAAATTTTTTCCTTCATTATAATTTTCTTCCTTATAAATTTTATGATATGCTATTTAAAGTTATAGAGTTATTGGGTTATAGGTTCATAGGGTTTTAACTCTAAAACCCTATGAACTCTACGAACTCTATAACTCTTCCTTTTCGACTTCGAATACCTTTCTTAATCTTTT from the Elusimicrobiota bacterium genome contains:
- a CDS encoding Gfo/Idh/MocA family oxidoreductase; the protein is MSKVLGFGVIGCGNIGPFHMDAITQIKGAKLVAISDVVEPRVKELAKKYNVEGYLDYNKMLERKDIDVVNICTPSGLHIESALAAAKAGKHLIVEKPLEITLEKCDKIIKAANDNKVKLCVIFPSRFSFGVRKLKEAIEKDRFGKIVIGDAYIKWYRSQEYYDTGKWRGTWEMDGGGALMNQSIHTIDILQWMMGPVDEVTAYAGTLLRKIKVEDTAVALLKFKNNAFGVIEGTTAVYPGFDNRLEIYGEKGSVVLVGTNVEAWEFIDKIEEDEQIKAAKKKTSSGASDPVKSITSEGHMIQIQDMVDAINNNKTPMVDGYEGRKAVELVLAIYKSAKEKKQIRLPL
- a CDS encoding sugar phosphate isomerase/epimerase; the protein is MKEKIYLHINYWERNGELENLFKLAKMNGYNGVELRRYGKSAGLADEAYKEEVCRLRDKYPKIEITFGCPMEFMNENESVRKSEEEQAIAFFLWAEKEFGTKTFNAMTGTLTCAEYRKFEVNGSAMATENHYKWAATHLDAVGMAVKSKGIKLALESHNCFIHDLPDSINKLFGMMKTDNVGVNIDYGNIMVHKYGGSLENAIEKLKDRIFYAHMKNVIVVANDLYCTTLAEGMIDNFQFVNLLKKIGYKGVYCLEFPALGDHFSAARRDIEYFKTVLKSKWD